In the genome of Ziziphus jujuba cultivar Dongzao chromosome 10, ASM3175591v1, the window attttacaatttaatattatttaatttaggcTTTACGTTAATCTCTCTTCCAAAAGTCGTAATCGGATCaaaatgcaacaaattgaaGTTTCAAAAcctatatgataatattttaagtttgaaaataaaaaatgcttttttctacaaattaaatatactaaattgcaataattaactttaaaatatacattttagggggtgtattcaattaagaatttaatggattttaaaagaattaaaatgttTGATGGAATTCATGGATTTAATTAGAATTCAATAAACTCTACATGAGATTTTATCAGAATCCTATATGGagtttaatgaaatttatgagacttatattatagactttaacagattttgatggaattctaatgattttaaatatttttatataatttattttactattttggtgaataatatcaTTTATTCTATACTATAACTATAAGCAtagtttttatgtttattttttttatttattcatttttatcatGCCATTAGCATTGTTGAACATTTATGATATCATACAAATTAACAAATAGGCAAACAACATATACATGAATAttaaactttaataatattatccttaaaatatttttaaaaaaatgaaaaaaagaaaacacagtcaacataaattaaaataaaattagataaatatatcaaatagtcTTATATcatctctattattattattattatatgcaaaattttatttaaaaacaaaaaaaaataaaaaataaaaaaaacccattGCTCATTACTTTAATTTCTTGCATTTTGGGCATCCATCCACATATTTGATGCCATTATAGTTCTCCATTCATTAGCATTCTCTCGATGTTGCTCTTGACTTTCAAACAgctcttcaaaattattttcttcagttTCTTGTGTTAATATCGATGATGGAGATTCATCATTTGGCTCTATAGGAAACTCATCAGAGCGACATTccttgtgaagaaaattgtgcAATCCTGCACAAGCTAAAACTAGCTCTGCTTGTGTCTTAAATGGAAATGGAGGTGCAGACTTAAAAATTGTGAATCTAGATTTGAATATACCAAACATCCTCTCAATTATGTTTCTTAAAGAAGAATGAAGGAGATTCAACAATTCAGCTGCAGTTTCGGGTTGACAACCTGGACCAGAAAAATCTTGCAAATGGTATCGAACCCCTAGAAATGGAGCTCAAAATTGTTGACGATTTTGAAATCCCAATCCCCCAGAAAATAGTTacctaaaaatataagatattaattattaattcataaatattatttttgtaaaaattagtacatattgaaaatatatatatatatataacaaaaaaaatatacctTATGGCACTTTAAGTCCATTTCTCCTTGATAAAGCATcatgtaataattttgaatcatGAGCCAAACCCTCCCATCCACTAAGCATGTATATGAACTCCAAATCAAAGTTACAAGCTGCTAAtacattttgtgaaatttttccaTGGAGATTACGATAGCTACTTATATCATGATTCTTTACTGTTGCTGATATATGTGTGCCATCAATAGCTTCAATACAatcctaaaagaaataataaattttataacataaaacataaggtgttttgaataataattacaacactaataataataaaactataacaataataataataataatacttataattattactgaaaaaataaataaataaaacattcatTACTTACCTTAAAGTAAGGGTAAAATCTTGTATGTTCTCTTATTTTACTTGGTAATGTAGATTTTGGTTTAACCATCATATTTGATGCTATTGTATTCAAAGCCCTCAAAACTTTGTTGAAGTTTTTACTCATTGTGAAATGTGATCGACTAAACATTTCACGAGTCATACGATAGTGAGAATTCTGACCACCAATAAGTAAAAATGTTGCAAGCATTTCTTCAATGCAAATGAATCTTGTATCctgtaaatatgtttttttttctgtaatacTTTTACATAACTTCAAAAAGATATTAGGATACATCCTATATAGTTGCCAAAAATATTGAGGATCTTTTTTCAATACTTTATGAATATAATTATACCCTTTAGGAGTGATTGGTCATCGAGCCAGTGGAAGTTCGATATATTCATCACTTATGCTAATCATTAGTGCATCTAATACCTCAAGTATTGCTTGAATTgccaacaatattaatttaatggttTCATAAAATTCTCCATCTTCTTGTGTATCTTTTTCTCCCAGTTCTTCCCGTTCCATTTTCTCTATTAATCTAAAACATAACATCAAATATTATTACAAAATatgaaatgtaataaaaaataataatatcaggaagggaaaaaaaactctttaatgaaatattcaattcagTACAAATTGAACAATAaagcaaatgaaaattttcacttAAACAAACTggagagaaaaatatatcaaaactaAAAACCTATATCATAAAATAGTTATAgctaaatatatgttttaacaCTCATTCCATATTAAATGATATCCATTCTGAGCGCTCTTCAGGTAACATCTTCAAGAATGCATCTTTGACTCCCATTTTCTGAATCAACGCAAGTGCTTTATAGCGACCATGATTATATAAATTTGGAGTTTCCTTAATAGCATTccaaatattattctttttctccttttcacTAAttgcctttttccttttctccatTAGGTTATACATTCCCCGAATTTCAGTGGCAATTTTTCCAATCGAGTCCAAACCATGAGAAAGTTTTTCTAGAAGATCAATTCAAGTGGCATTCTGATCAAATGAACGAGTATTccctttatattcatttttagtTCGCTTTATTTGAACAACATTTTCCATGGGAACTTCTAAATTTGGATCAAACTCTGACATTGATGGTTCATTATGTCCGGGAGAAAGTGCTTGGCATGATGGATCGAGTTGAGTTGGAACATATATCtcattaatctcatcatataCATAGTTATCTATCCTAACATGTGTACTTTCATCTTACCCATAAATTCTTGCATCTGTATCGTCTCCCAATCCAATAGAGTTTTTCCAATGGCAGTTCCATTTCCAACAGTAATTTTTAAATCTTCAAAGTCAGCAAAAGTGTCTGTTCGAAGGTGTTTCTGGTTTGAAACGCATGAGTTGAGAAAATGTTTGATAACGCATTTTAAACCATTTCAAGCGACTCTGATATtgagtataatttttattacacCCAAGTGCTTTATTAACCTTAGgaagtattttattttccaCAGTTAGTTTGATAAATACACCATTATTGTCACGCCATCCACGATTAGCAGCATCAACCATCAGTTCCAATAACATATTACTCTATTGCGAGGTCCATGTGTTATATGTAGTTTTACCTTTTCGTTGTGAATCTCCCATTATAACAATGAATATCTAAATATAAAGctcattatattataaattaaacatataataaacaaGATTAAAATATTCACATTCCAACTCattaaactataaaattaaattaaaaatatttaataaatcatattaGATTCATAATGCATTTTAAAAGACTACTAACGGTAACAAAAAAGaatgtatttttctaatttttttctaaaatcatatatatatatatatatatatatgcatgaacaTGTAATACTAGAGCCCAGCATATAACTTTTGAGTGCAAGTAGGCAGTAATATTTcataacacataataataataataatacaataacaataataatgatggaACATTAAACATAGTCAGGCATTTACAGTGAAACAGaaaccaaaatacaaatttttggaGAAGTGTGTTTAATTAGTacaataagtatatatataataataataatgatgaaacACCAAATCAGTCACTcacagaaaaaataataaccaaagcacaaattttttttgggaagtatGTTTAATTAAGtacaaaaaaactatatatatatatatagatattataatataaatttattaattaatagaaatttatgTGGCTAGCTTTTGACGTGCACATTTATTGTGCCTAATccaccaacttttttttttttcagagctatataaatttattaattgatagaAAATTGTGAGGCTAGCTTCTGACATGCACATTCATTATGCCTAatctagcaattttttttttccatagcgGTGATCAtcactgtttcttttttttactttttttttttttgtacaaagaaaataaattgatcaTTGATCTTagatgagatgatatttatccTCTTGAAAACTAACCCCTCAAAGTTTTTGTCGGCTGGCAGTAAGGCTGGGCAAAACCCGACTCGGACCGACCAACCCGCCCGAACCGAactatttgggtcggtttgggttggtttttaactgttaaGCGGGTTGGTTCGGTTACATATGGATTGAACCCGTAgttttcggttcgggttacgggtgggtagaaaatttacccaacccaaaccgaaccgacccatacGTCTCTCGCCTCTCGTGACCTCGTCTCTTTCATTTCCACCTCTCCAGCCTCCAGGAATttgcttgaaaattaaaaaagaaaaccagtCGAAATCTCTTGCTCTCTGCCAGTCGAAGTCGAAATCTCTTGCTCTCTGCCAGTCGAAATCTCTGCCTATCTGCTGCCGCCTCTTTCTCAAACTCTCTCTCGGTCGGTCTATCTTTTGTCTGACTTTCTGATCTATTCTCCTCCATTCCTTCACTGAAAGTGTTTGATTTTGAGTCTTGGCTAGCTCTCCATAAGGAtaattggattatatatatatatatatatatatatatatatatgtattgctccgattatatttaaaaaatttcttcagTTGGAAAAAGATCTATGCCGTATTCCCCTCCAATCGCACCCACTCTCAGACTCCTCCCCGTATCTCTGCGGCCGGCGTCTCTAGCTCGCTTAACAGTTTCAGCCTACTGCCACGTAATTCTCTtacacttttttatttattaattaattattattattttgggctTTGATTGTTTTGTAAACATATTGAAATTTCAGATTTCATCATCTTTTCTCTCCAAACAGTAATTGTAATCTTTTGTCGATATATTTGTAGAACCCCAGAAGCTAAgatgttgattttttatttttgtttccctttCTATGTGATTTGTCTAATACACATCAATTTTCCATGAGCTGGAAGCTTAAAATTGAAGTATGGTTGATTTTTTGTCGgaatatatttttaagattccaattaaagttcaaatttcttcttcttttcgaTTTTGCGATCAGATATCTGTTGGTTGGGTTGACTCGCGTAGTCCTgcattttttgtatatatttgtttagattatatgtatatatatgctgttTTTTATTTAGTAGGGAAAGAAAAGAcataaaaagttttatatttctttcttttaaagtaaatatgtaAGGGAAATTCAGATCTAAAATGGTTTGCACATGTTTTTTGCAGAGAGGAACAACTTCATTGATTTTGGTGGTTGAGAAATTCAGATACAACTTCAAGAAGGATAGGATTCCAAGTTCCGTTTGATTTTGGTGGTTGAGAAATTTGGAGGTAAGTTATTAGacttttttctcattatttttgcaTCAATTTGTGAAATTTGAAGTTCATTAGAAGTGGGAAGGTGAAAATTAGTTTTGGAAAGTGTAGTGAAGCTTAGGttgtgaaattgtttgctgTGAAGTTTGGAGATTGTGAAGTGAAATTTGTGTTATTTGATTTCTATGAAGTTATTATGAACAATGTTTGAATCTCATATTGATTGCATCCACAAAATCAAAACATCAAACCATTAAATGTGTCATCGGATATGCATCTAAAAACCCTTcacatttttcttctatttgatATGGACTTTACTCCTAAATCTTTTAAAACTgatcctaaatttatttttcattttttctgtttttttcgaTTGAAGGATTTGATTCTAATGtgtcaacatatttttttttcttttttttttccttttttgagaaaaccgataaccaaaaaaaaaaaaaaaaaaacagcaagcACCTTAATGTAGTAAATTAAGTAAAACTAATTCTTTTCACATGGATGTGCATGAAATcttattatactttttgttttcttgtttctttttatatgtttttcaatagattttttttgtttttaataggttaTAGATGGATGAGGACCACAATGATTTGTATGATATGAATGAATTGGAAGAATATCTAAATGAATCAGAGAAAGCTGAGTCTCAACCTTCAAAATCGGATAAATCTTATAAGAcacaaaagagaaaaccttctagggctccatcttgggtttgggaacattttgaaaaaattccagaTAGTGATCCAAGTAATCCTAGATGCAAATGTAAATATTGTGGGGTAGATTATGCATGTGATACTAAGAGGTGTGGAACTAGTACGTTACGGAATCATTTGATGAACCAATGCAAGAAATACCCTAATAGGACAGTGGAGAAAAGCCAACAAGTTCTTTCTTTcgatagtagtagtagtaatttGGTGTCTGCAAGTACAACATTTAGTAAAGAGGCATGTAGGCTTGCATGTGCTCAAATGATCATCATAGACGAGTTGCCATTTAGCCATGTTGAAGGGGAAgggtttagaaagttttgtaataCTTTGAACCCTAAGTATGAACCTCCATCTCGTAGAACAATTTCTAGAGATGTGTTTCAATTGTACTTAgatgagaaaaatattttgaaaaatgtgttttcattgaggaagcaaagggtttgtcttacgacggatacatggacttccattcaaaataacaattatatgactcttaccgctcattttattgatgatgattggaagttGCATAAGAGAATTATAAATTTGTGTATTGTCCAAAATCACAAGGGTGAGACAATTGGTaaggttatagaaaattgtttaattgaatggggtattgaaagggttttcacaataacggttgataatgcttcttcaaatgatgtggctATTAATTTTGTGAACAAAAGATTAGattattggaaaggaaatgttttggatGGTAAGTTTTTGCATGTTCGTTGTGCTGCACATATTGTAAATTTGATTGTGACATTTGGATTAAGGGAAATTCATGATAGTATTGCTGGAATTCGTAATACTATTAGATATGTTCGATCATCGCCTTCAAGGTTATccaaatttaaagaatgtgtagaCAAGGAGAAGATGGAATTTAGAGAAACCGTGATTTTGGATGTGTCTACTAGGTGGAATTCtacctatttgatgttgaattcggctttgaagtatcaaaaagCTTTTGATAGGATGGTAGATGATGATGGTTTTTTTCTTGGATATTTTGAGGAGGATGAAGTTGGAAGGAAGAGAGCTGGGCCACCTCAAAGTAAAGACTGGGATAGtgcaagggtttttgtgaaatttcttgctacttTTTATGAGGTTACCTTaaaatttagtgcctctttgactgttacttctaatatatgttttcatgaattgagtttgatgtgtaatgcacttgttgaatggagtaatagtcaaaaccatttgatggctgatatggcaaagaaaatgttgacAAAGTTCGAGAAATATTGGGGTTCACTTGGAAATGTCAACAAGTTGTTACTTATTGCCGTTGTGC includes:
- the LOC132799680 gene encoding uncharacterized protein At2g29880-like; amino-acid sequence: MEENRSESQTKDRPTEREFEKEAAADRQRFRLAESKRFRLRLAESKRFRLKHLRTDTFADFEDLKITVGNGTAIGKTLLDWETIQMQEFMEKLSHGLDSIGKIATEIRGMYNLMEKRKKAISEKEKKNNIWNAIKETPNLYNHGRYKALALIQKMGVKDAFLKMLPEERSEWISFNME